The Brassica napus cultivar Da-Ae chromosome C7, Da-Ae, whole genome shotgun sequence genome has a segment encoding these proteins:
- the LOC111207438 gene encoding putative leucine-rich repeat receptor-like serine/threonine-protein kinase At2g24130 — MASSLFIFFLTSLSNFLPLSVLSATVLEDLATLTPPPDFTTTITTNCLHNPLLRYCNNTSSSSPMNITEIFRSTIVPGHLCNESKNPNCIDSFPKIRIHGRPKTAALYLSFNFFWKYCPLTVVEIQLVNNSLKSEFPTNVLSCAQIRTLDLSYNQLSGSVPVQSLSRLTSLTHLNLSYNRFLEEKISDSEFFNRFNASSFIHSGLLPDVKRNKMRVLVLLIVFPIVVILLCCCLGWLCLKRPDYLRRTCRRSHKLTSAMLDAATDEFSDQRLVSKGNGVDIYRGTLRDGREAKIEVYTEKVSKEKRREFEEECEAVLKLRHKNLVKVLGWCNSRNLRALVTEWTNGENVETWLSSSLASSWRRRLRVVMGVVEGVCYLWEQWPEITFDLNTSSVLLSDDDQEPLISQFKIGDGNSSSTSKGSFLVLLENMNFVKI, encoded by the coding sequence ATGGCGTCttctctcttcatcttcttcctcacttCCCTCTCAAACTTTCTTCCTCTCTCTGTTCTCTCAGCCACAGTACTCGAAGATCTCGCCACCCTCACTCCACCTCCCGACTtcaccaccaccatcaccacAAACTGCCTCCATAATCCTCTGCTCCGTTACTGCaacaacacttcttcttcttctccgatgAACATCACTGAGATCTTCCGCTCCACGATCGTCCCAGGCCATCTCTGCAACGAGTCCAAAAACCCTAACTGCATCGACTCCTTCCCCAAGATCAGAATCCACGGCCGTCCTAAAACCGCCGCGCTCTACCTCTCTTTCAACTTCTTCTGGAAGTACTGTCCTCTCACCGTCGTCGAGATCCAGCTCGTGAATAACTCTCTCAAGAGTGAGTTTCCTACGAATGTCCTGTCTTGTGCTCAGATTCGAACCCTTGACCTGAGTTACAACCAGTTATCCGGTTCTGTTCCGGTTCAGAGTCTCTCCCGGTTAACGAGCTTGACCCATTTGAACCTCTCTTATAACCGATTTTTGGAGGAAAAGATCTCGGATTCCGAGTTCTTTAACCGGTTTAACGCCTCGAGTTTCATACACTCCGGTTTACTTCCAGATGTGAAGCGTAACAAGATGAGAGTCTTGGTCTTGTTGATTGTGTTTCCCATAGTGGTGATCCTTCTCTGTTGTTGCTTGGGATGGTTATGTCTTAAAAGACCTGATTACTTACGAAGAACGTGCAGGAGAAGCCACAAGCTCACATCCGCGATGCTCGATGCAGCTACGGATGAGTTTTCGGATCAGAGACTCGTGAGCAAGGGGAATGGAGTGGATATCTACAGAGGAACGTTGAGAGACGGGAGAGAGGCAAAGATCGAGGTGTATACAGAGAAGGTTTCGAAAGAGAAGAGGCGTGAGTTCGAAGAGGAATGCGAGGCGGTTTTGAAGCTAAGACATAAGAATTTGGTTAAGGTTTTGGGTTGGTGTAATAGCAGAAACTTGAGAGCTTTGGTTACTGAGTGGACTAATGGAGAAAACGTTGAGACTTGGCTAAGTTCTTCGTTGGCTTCTTCATGGAGAAGGAGGTTAAGAGTTGTTATGGGAGTTGTAGAAGGTGTTTGTTATCTATGGGAACAATGGCCTGAGATTACATTTGATCTAAACACAAGCAGTGTTTTGTTATCTGATGATGATCAAGAACCATTGATTTCTCAATTCAAGATTGGAGATGGAAACAGTTCATCAACAAGTAAGGGAtcttttcttgttcttcttgaaaacatgaattttgttaaaatttaa
- the LOC106421213 gene encoding calcium-binding protein CML42, producing MESNGENKRVERQSPSFRLRSPSLNALRLQRIFDLFDKNGDGFITLDELNQALSRLGLDADLSDLKSTVESYIQPGNTGLDFNDFSSLHKTLDESFFGGAGDCDESSPESAEEADLAEAFKVFDENGDGFISARELQAVLKKLGLPEGGEMERVEKMIVSVDRNQDGRVDFFEFKNMMRTVVIPSS from the coding sequence ATGGAGAGCAACGGAGAGAACAAAAGAGTCGAGAGACAATCGCCATCCTTCAGGCTTCGAAGCCCAAGCCTAAACGCTCTTCGTCTCCAACGCATTTTCGACTTATTCGACAAAAACGGCGACGGTTTCATCACCCTCGATGAGCTAAACCAAGCTCTCTCCCGTCTCGGTCTCGACGCCGATCTCTCCGACCTCAAATCCACGGTGGAGTCCTACATTCAGCCTGGAAACACTGGTCTCGACTTCAACGACTTCTCCTCCCTCCACAAGACCCTCGACGAGTCCTTCTTCGGCGGAGCAGGAGATTGCGATGAGTCTTCGCCGGAGTCCGCAGAGGAGGCGGATCTCGCGGAGGCGTTTAAGGTGTTCGACGAGAATGGCGACGGGTTTATCTCCGCTAGGGAGTTGCAGGCGGTTTTGAAGAAGCTTGGGTTGCCTGAAGGaggagagatggagagagtggAGAAGATGATCGTCTCCGTTGACCGGAACCAAGATGGTCGCGTTGACTTTTTCGAGTTCAAGAACATGATGCGCACTGTCGTCATCCCTTCTTCTTGA